One segment of Stenotrophomonas sp. SAU14A_NAIMI4_8 DNA contains the following:
- the rpsM gene encoding 30S ribosomal protein S13, which produces MARIAGVNLPAQKHVWVGLQSIYGIGRTRSKKVCEVAGVASTTKIRDLSEPEIERLRAEVGKYIVEGDLRREIGIAIKRLMDLGCYRGLRHRRGLPLRGQRTRTNARTRKGPRKAIRK; this is translated from the coding sequence ATGGCGCGTATTGCAGGCGTCAACCTGCCAGCCCAGAAGCACGTCTGGGTCGGGTTGCAAAGCATTTACGGCATCGGCCGTACCCGTTCGAAGAAGGTCTGCGAAGTCGCAGGCGTTGCTTCGACCACCAAGATCCGCGATCTGTCGGAGCCGGAAATCGAGCGCCTGCGCGCCGAAGTCGGCAAGTACATCGTGGAAGGCGATCTGCGCCGTGAGATCGGTATCGCGATCAAGCGCCTGATGGACCTGGGCTGCTACCGCGGCCTGCGTCACCGTCGTGGCCTCCCGCTGCGTGGCCAGCGCACCCGTACCAACGCCCG